The genomic window ACGGGGATATAGGATGTTATGCCTTATCTTTACTTCCGCCATTGGAGGCCATATGGACTGAATACGTTATGGGTGCTAGCATAAGCCTCGCAAATGGTCAGAGCATAGCTATGGGTAAGAAAATAATAGCCACTATAGGAGATTCTACGTTTTTCCACAATGGACTGCAACCTCTTGTAGATGCAGTTTACAAAGACTTAGATGTGTTGGTGATGATACTTGATAACAGAACAACTGCAATGACCGGACATCAACCGCATCCAGGAACTGGGGGAAGTGAGACGGGAAGAAAGTTCAACGAGATTGATATTGAAGGTCTTGTAAAAGCGCTTGGAGTAAAATACGTAAGAACTGTTGACCCATACGACTTAAAAGCCACTAAGGAAGCCATAAAAGAGGCAATGCAAGTTAAAGGACCAGCAGTGATAATAGCAAGGAGAGAATGCATCATTCCAGTACTTAGAAGGGGAGAGATTGGAGAAATACCGGTGACCATTGAGGAACAGTGCACAGGATGTAAAGCGTGTGCTTTATTAACTGGTTGTCCAGCACTCGTATTTGATAGTGAAACAGGAAAGATGAAAATTGACCCCCTCATCTGCACTGGTTGTGGGCTTTGCGAGCAGCTCTGTCCCTTCGATGCGATAGTTTATCCAAGCAAGAGGTGATTCTACCTTTTTTTATACCATTTATCATCGTAGAAGTATTTTCCATGGGCTTTTGCATATGCCTCAGAGGATTTTCTCCACACTATAAAGCCATAAGCTGCTGCCACTATGATGAACATAAGCCCAACTTCGAGTCCATACGTTTTTATTAATCTTGCAATTCCAAGGGCAGGTATTGCAAAAAGGCCGATAATAACTACTGCCATTATTCCAAGAAGGATTTTGTATCCATATCTTTCCATAAAGAGGTCAAAATCCATTTATCTCACCTCTTCCACCGGTACCAATATCTGCCAAAAACTCCACTTACAGTTGGCCGGGTCTTATACACAATTCCTCCAATGGATATTCCTAGGAATATTATGAATAGCAGTATCTGGGCAGCCTCGGAGAATCTTCCTTTTAATAAATCCGGCAATGCGGGTACAATTAACACTGCTCCAGCTACTAAGAAAGCAACTCCAAACATTATTCCGAGAAGGATCTTGTATCCATATTTTTCCATGAATAATTCGAAGTCCATGGGGTTTCCCCATTTTAATCTTAACACTCAACTTTAAATAATTTACTTGATTATTATCAACGGTGTGAAAGATGAAGATAAAAGAACTGTTGGAGTTAGTCGATGAGGCGATAGCGAATGTAAAGATAGCTATAGTCAGCAACAAGCAGAGGATTTTTGAGAGCCCCCACACTTCTTGGGAGTTCACCAAGAGGTCTCTTGAGCTGGAGGATGAGCTGGATAGATTAAACAAAATAAAGGATTACTTATCCTCATTTGAACCGGATGAAGATGCTGAGAAGAAATTTTCAAAGGAAGAACTGGAAGAGTTGTTGGAATACTTGACACTTTTAAGGGAGATGAGGACTCATGAATTTTAAAGAAATTGAGGAAAAAGCTGTGAGATTTAGGGATGAACGCCTTTGGAAAAAGTATCATACTCCGAAAAATCTTGCAATTTCTCTAGTTGTTGAAGTTGGAGAGCTCTTAGAGCACTTCCAATGGGAAACCGACGAAGAGATACTTCAAAGCACTAAAGACCCAAAGAAGAAAGAGAAAATCGCTGATGAGATTGCCGATATAATAATATACCTCACTCTTCTCGCACATGAGCTCAATATTGACTTGGATAAAGCGGTTGAAAGAAAACTAAAAAAGAACGAAGAGAAATACCCTGCAAAAGTAATAAGGGTAGAAGAGATTGTTAAAGAGCTTGGAGGAGAGATTATAGAGCCGAAAGGAGAAGTAAAAACCGTGGAACAGGTTGTCAAACTCTTGGGTATAGATCCAGAGAACATTATCAAGTCTCTCGTTTTCATTGTAAATGAAAGCGAACCCATTTTGGTCATAGTCGATGGAAAATCGAAGGTAAGCTTGGAGAAGCTGAGAAAGATTTTTGGAAACGTCAGAATGGCAAGTCCAAAGGAAGTAGAAAAGATAACTGGCTATAAAATCGGTGAAGTTCCTCCAGTGGGAGTCCCTATAAAGACTGTGGTGGATAGGAGAGTTATTGAGAAGGAATTTGTAATCGGCGGAGGAGGAAGAATAGACAGGTTAAGCAAGTTGAATCCAAAGAAAATCGTGGAATTTCAAAAGGCTGAAGTTTTAGATGTGAGTGAATAACCTCTTCAGGATTTCTTTTTCTTCAAACGTGAGCCTGTTTTTGACCCATTTTTCCTTTAGGCTTAAATTTTCATCTTCAACGTCCAAAACTGCCTTTCTTATGCCTCCCCGTGGAAAATTGGTATCTCCTTTATACCTCGGTATCACATGGACATGAATGTGAGCCACCGTTTGACCTGCTGCTTCTCCAAGGTTTATCCCAACGTTGAAGCCGTCCGGCTTTAGAGCTTCACTTAGCTTTTCAATTGCCAGCTCCACTCCTTTCATTATGGCTTGCTTCTCTTCTTCTTTAAGTTCCCGCCAGTCTTCAATATGCCTTTTTGGAACTATAAGGAGATGTCCCTTATTTGCGGGAAAAGAGTCTATGAGAATCCTTATATTCTCGTTTTCATAGAGCAAAACTTCTTCAGGTGGCTTGCAGAATGGACAGTCCATATTTTCACCTCAACGTTATAAGGAAAAAAGAATTAAAAATTTGTGGCAGATGATGAGCTTGGCCGCTTCCGAGAGATGAGGACAAATCTCGGTGCTGATGCCCTACTTCAGGAACTCGACTGCTTTGTCTATGTCATTCTTATATGCCCTCATGTACCTTCTGCAGGCATTTTCCCATGTAAAGACATTGGTTCTTTTCTTTCCATTCTGGCGCATTTTTTCAATTATCTGGGGACTCTCTTCTCTGAGCTTAGCCATCCTGAGAATTGCCTGGGCAAGGGCATTTGGATCTCTTGGAGGAACAAGTAATCCGGTAGCGTTTTCTTCGTCTTCATCCAAGCTTATTATAGTGTCCTTTATTCCACCAACAGCTGATCCAATGGGAATTGCTCCTAGGCACATGGCCTCCATCTGAACTAAGCCAAAGGGCTCAAAGTAGGAAGGCACTATAACAAAATCAACACTGCCGTAGAGCTCCCTTGTGAACTCTCTTTTCAGCATTTGAGTAAGTACTTTAACGTTTTCTGGATATTTTGCTCCTAATGAATGAGCCCAGCTTTCAAGCTCGGGATCTCCTTTCCCAATGATTAGGAAGCGCATTTTCGAAAACTCAGAAGGATAACTTTGAGCAATAAGTTCAATGGCTCTTAAAAGTGTGTCAACACCCTTCTGTCCTCTGTCGAATCTACCAATGAACATGAAGGCAATTCCATCGCTCAGTCCTAAGCCCTCAAGGATCTTTCTTCTCCTCTCTTCTCTCGGCAGCTCTTTGTTTTCCAGTAATTCCTCGTTCCAGAAGTCGCATGCTATCCCATTGTATACATAAGTGGCCTTTCCTTCAAAGTTCTTGTAAAAGCCCCACTCTTCCCAGAGATAGCTTTTGCTTACGGTCGTCACTACATCGGCTATATAAGCACCCACGTACTCTGGGTCTATATCGGGGTAAGGGGCTAACTCACCGAGATGGGCTTCGTGGAAGTAATGAGCCGGAACCTTGGATTTGTTGAGCCTGTGAATTGTAAAGACTGCTGGAATCTGGAAGTACTTTTTAATTAAAGCTCCAGCAAAGACTGTATGCCAGTCATGGAAATGCAATACATCTGGTTTTCCTTCATTCTCTATCAAATAGTTCAGCAAACCAACACTTGCCTTTCCAAACTGCACGGCTTTGCCAAGCATTCCCTCCCATCCGGGTCCATAGACGTCTTTGTTGTCAAGCAAGTTGCTGCTTAGAGCGAATACTCTAACGCCGTTTTGAACCCTTTCGTATATGGTTACCTTTTCTTTGCCACCATAGACATTGATATCAAATTCGAGGAGTTTTTTCCCCTCGATATGACCGTGAGAAGGCGTAAAGACCCAGACTTCGTTGTTAAGCTTTGCTAAAGTTTCTGCAATGCTCGTGATAGCTTCCGCAAGCCCCCCAACTTTTACTGGCAAGTACTCAAATCCAAGCATTAGTATTTTCACATTGATTCCCCCATTCCTTTTATTCTAACAAAATGAACTTCTCTCCTTCAACGTCTTCAAAGTAGCTTCCTAGTCCTCCAACTTTCCACTCTTTTCCTTTTTCATCTCTGATAGTTATATTGGCCGTGAGAGATGTGTACTCATATTCAACAACCTGCCCTTTTATCGTTGCTTCCTCTCTGGTATCAACAAAATGTCCTATGACTTCTATCTTTCTTGGTAGCCCTGCTTGTTTGAGAATCGTTATGAGTGTTCTTATATTAGCAATTTCAAAGGGCTTCTTGAGTTTTTCATATTCAACAGGCTTTATGACTTCACTGTTGTCAAAGTACATTGTGTAGAACCAGTGCATATAGTTCTGGATTAACTTTGGAGATTTGCCCCAGAAGGAATAGAATTTTTCTCTTCTCCTATCCTTTGGGAGGGCTCCAAAAAAGAGCGCGTAGTCTACATCTCCTATAATCCAGGTTGCCATTAGCCACGGAGCCCCCCCACTTTTAGCTAAAATCACGTTCTCCTTGTTAAGCCACTCAGGAATTTCTTCAAAGTTGCTTACAATTACAAATATGACATCCTTTCTCTTTTTAATTTCATCTTTGAGCAATCGTAAAAACTCAAAAGGGGTGTTTATCAATACTTCCCTTCTTGCGCTTCTTATTATGTACTCCGCCCTCTCCAAAGTGTTTTCGAACCCATGGATTGTCCATATCTCTGGTATGTCCTCTCCATGTACGGATTTATAGAGTTCAAGGAGGGCATTTTTTACGGCTTCTATATCGCTTAGAAGCTCTTCTTTGAGTCTTTCGAAAACTATTTCCGGATTCACGGGCTTGTACATCCTCGGGGTTCCGTGCATGATGTCCACGAATCCCTTTCTATGAAGAGAGCTCAACACGTCGTATATCCTCGTGTGAGGGATTCCGCTTTCCTTTGTAAGGTCTGTAGCTTTGCTGGTTCCAAGTTTTAGAAGAGTTATATATGCCAAGCTTTCGTATTTTGTTAAACCGAGCTTTTGAAGCATTTTAATTATCTCCTCTTCTCTCATTTTTTCTCCTCCTAAAGATTTTTAATATTCACTTTCGACAATTTAAACATCAAAGGTGATACATAATCATTAGAGGTGTTTAACATGTATAAAATTTTCGGATTTAAAGACAATGACTACCTTGGAAAGGTTGGAATCACAGAGTTCTCCATACCCAAACGCGGATCCTATGCTTACCTTTTAGGAAATTTCAATGCATTTAATGAAGGAAGCTTTAGAATGAAAGAAAAGGGAGATAGATGGTATATAAAGGTAGAGCTTCCTGAGGGAGTTTGGTATTATGCATTTTCGGTTGATGGGAATTTAACATTAGATTTTGAAAATAATGAAAAAACTGTGTATAGAAGGCTTTCATATAAATTTGAAAAAACTGTTAATGTTGCTAAAATCTTCTCGGGAGAGAAATTTTACCATTATCCCTCTTTGGTCTATGCTTATTCTTTGGGAGACTCAACATACATTCGCTTTAGAGCCATGAAGGGAGTGGCTAAAAGAGTGTTTTTAATTTCAGACCAAAAATATGAAATGAGAAAAAAAGCACAAGATGAACTCTTTGAGTATTTTGAAGCAGTTCTACCCAGAAAAGAAGGACTTGAGTATTATTTTGAGATTCATGAAGCAGATGAAATTATTGATTATGGAGACTTTAAGGTAGATTTTAACGAGCAGAAGGAAAGGTTTAAGCCACCTGCATGGATCTTTGAGAGAGTCTTTTATCAAATAATGCCCGATCGCTTTGCTAATGGGAATCCAGAGAATGACTCGCATAATTGTATAGAGTTTAAAACTACCACTCACCACGGCGGTGATCTTGAGGGCATTATAGAGAAACTTAACTACATTGAGGAACTCGGTGTTAATGCACTTTACCTAACCCCGATCTTCGAGTCAATGACATATCACGGGTATGACATAGTGGACTACTATCATGTTGCTCGGAAATTCGGGGGAGATGAAGCTTTTGAAAAATTAGTGCAAAAGCTGAAGAAACGGGATATAAAGCTTATTTTAGATGGAGTTTTTCATCATACTAGCTTTTTTCATCCCTACTTTCAAGATGTAGTGAAAAATGGGAAAAACAGTAAGTACAAAGATTTTTATCGTATAATCAGTTTTCCAGTTGTTCCAGAGGAGTTTTTCGAGATTTTAAACTCGAAACTCCCATGGGATGAAAAATATAGGCGGCTTAAATCCCTTAAATGGAACTACGAGAGCTTTTATTCTGTATGGCTAATGCCTCGTTTAAACCACGACAGCAAAGGAGTAAGAGAATTCATTAGGAATATAGTGGAGTACTGGATCAAGAAAGGCGCCGATGGCTGGAGGTTGGATGTTGCTCATGGAGTTCCACCTGAAGTATGGGAAGAAATTAAAGAAAAGTTGCCCAATAATGTGTATCTAGTTGGAGAAGTGATGGACGATGCTAGGTTGTGGATATTCAACAAGTTCCATGGAACCATGAACTATCCATTGTATGAGGCAATTTTGAGATTTTTTGTGACAAGGGAAATAAACGCAGAGCAGTTCTTGAACTGGCTTGAGCTTTTAAGCTTTTACTACGGCCCTGCCGAGTACGTGATGTACAATTTCTTAGATAACCATGATGTGGATAGAATGCTTAGCCTGCTCGGAGACAAGAGAAAATATCTCTGCGCCTTGGTTTTTCTTTTCACGTACAAGGGGGTTCCGTCTATTTACTATGGTGATGAAATTGGGATGAGAAATATAGAGGCCCCCTTTATGGAGCGTTCAAGGGTACCTATGGAATGGAACAAGGAAAAATGGGACTGGGAAGTATTATCCCTCATGAAAAAGCTTATACAGTTGAGAAAGGGCAGTAAGGCACTACAGGTTGGGGCATTTAAACCTATAGAATTTCGGGAAGGGCTGTTACTTTATGAACGAATACATGGAGAAGAGAGGCTTTTAATCGGAATAAACTATTCAGAAAACACTGTTCCTATTAAAAAACCGCCTGATGAACTGTTATTGGGAGACTTAGAGGACTCTGTCCTAAAACCATTTTCATTTTTTGTTGGTCGTCTCTCTTGAGAATTCCAAATTTTTTCATTGGTGTCTCATTCAGAACACCTGTCATTGTATGGGCATCAAAGCGTAAGGTATATATATCACTGAGGATGATACTAAATTTGAAATATTCAACTGAGGTGAATATGCATGAAGAAGGCACTATTTGCTTTATTGTTGATTGGAGTGCTGGCAATCGGGGTTGTTGCAAGTGGGTGTATTGGTGGTGGGGGGACTACTTCAAGCCCCACACAAACAACACAAACCACAACCACAAGTTCCCCAACCCAAACAACCACAAGCTCTCCTACTCAGACAACAACCACAACAACAGAAGAGAAGAAAGTAACAATCGTTATATGGCATGCAATTGGTCCGAATGAGCTCAAGGCCTTTGAAGATTTGATTGCCGAGTTTGAGATTGAGTATCCAAACATCGATATTCAACTTGAACAAAAGGCTGATTTGGAGACTTCCCTCAAGGCTGCAATTCCCGCTGGACAAGGGCCCGACCTTTTCATGTGGGCTCATGATTGGATTGGAAAGTTTGCTGAGGCAGGTCTTCTTGAGCCGATTGACGAGTACATAACCCCCGAAATTCTAAACAAGTTCAGTCCAATGGCTCAAAATGCTATTGAGTACGGTGGGCATTATTATGCGATGCCTTATGCTGCTGAGACTGTAGCTTTAATTTACAACAAGGACATGGTTCCAAACCCACCAAAGACCTTTGACGAAATGAAGGCAATTATGGAAAAGTACTACAATGAAGCTGAAGGTACTTACGGTCTCGCAACTCCAATGGACCCATACTTCCTTTCAGGGTGGGTTCATGCCTTCGGTGGCTACTACTTTGACGACAAGACAAAGACGCCTGGCCTTGATAAGCCTGAAACACTTCAAGGCTTCAAGTTCTTCTTTGAGCAAATATTCCCCTATGTTGCCAAGACCCAAGACTACAACGCCCAGGTTAGCCTCTTCCACGATGGAAAGGCTCCAATGATGATTAACGGTCCATGGAGCATTCCAGACGTTAGAAACGCTGGAATCAACTTTGGCATAGTTCCACTTCCACCTATTGATGATAAGCACAGGCCTCACCCATACGGTGGTGTTAGGCTTATTTACGTTGCAAAGCTCAGCGACCCAAGCAAGAAAGATGCCATATGGACGTTCCTCAAGTGGTTCACAACAAACCCAGACGTTATAAAGACTCTCTCCCTCCAAAACGGTTACATCCCAGTACTTACCGAAGTCCTTAACGACCCAGAGATTCAAAATGACCCAGTTCTTTACGGCTTTGGTCAAGCAGTCCAATACGCAATTCCAATGCCAAAGAGCCCAGAGATGGGTGCCGTTTGGGGTCCGGTTGGAACTGCAATCACGGACATAATCGCTGGGAAGAAAACAATCGAGCAAGCACTTCAAGACGCACAGAAAGAAATACTCGATGCCCTTAGTGGTGGTTAGTGTTTTTTCTTTTTCTTTCTATACTCTCTAATTCTCGGAGGTGTTAGTAAATGGACAAAAAAACAATTGCCGCTCTCGCTTTAATATTGCCCGGCATGATAGCGTTCTTGTTTTTTAACATCTATCCAATCTTGTACTCTATTTATATTGCGTTCACAAATGCCAAACTAGGTAATTTCCCAATACAGGCTCCTACTGCCGAACCGTTAAGGTTTGTCGGGTTGGAAAACTTTAGATGGGCGTTAAGTGATCCAAAGTTTAGATCTGCTTTTGTGTGGACTTGGGTTTTTGTGGCAACTAGTGTGACTTTAAAAGTCGTTATTGGGATTCTTTTGAGTGTTCTGTATAATAACAAATACGTAAAGGGCAAGTTTTTCTATAGAGCCCTTTTGATAATTCCGTGGGCACTGCCTCTGCTTTTTTCCGTGATGGTATGGCGCTTTATGTTTGATCCTGTTGTTGGTCCGATTAATATAATATTAAGGAATCTAGGAATATCAAACCCGCCAGACTGGATGACGAGTGTAACTTGGGGTTTTGTTGCTTTAAACATAATTGAAGTGTGGCTTGCCTATCCTTTTATGATGACGGTAATAACTTCAGCTCTCCAAAGTGTTCCGGACACACTCATTGAAGCAGCGATTATTGATGGAGCAAGCTATTGGCAGAGATTGACAAAGGTGATTATTCCAATTGTCAGTAAGCCAATTGCTTTTGCCACAATTCTAACTTCCGCGGCAAGCTTTCAGTACTTCCTTGTCCCCTTCATTTACAACGCAGGTCTTTTTGAAGACAGATTTCTGCTCCTTTATGGATATAGAAAAGCTTTCGGCAGTTCGGTTCCTCACTACGGAAGGGCAGCGGCTATTTTGCTCATAGCAACAATAGTCCTCGCAGTTTACATGTTCGTCAACATGAGAATAACAAGACTGCAGGAGGGAGTTAAGGGATGAAACTTAAAATTGAACTGCCCAAGCGAAAAGATGAGTTATTAAAGTCATTTGCGCTTACTCTATTGGCTCTTTTTGTTTTGGCAATTCTGCTCTTCCCAGTGTACTACATGGCAATGCTCTCTGTTAAACCCTCAGGAGCCCTTGCTACTACTGAAATTGATCTAATTCCAGATAAAGTGACTTTCTCCAATTACCGCGATCTACTTTTTGGTCATACAGAAGGGCTGATAAAAACAACAAACTTTGAAATAAATGCTAAAAAAGGAACTATAAAGGATTCCCTAAACAGATATGAGATAGAACTTCATGAAGCTAGGATTGTAGGAAGTTATTCGAGTAGGTTCACCTTGATAGATACAGAAATACTCGAAAGAAAAGGTGGAGAGGAGAGACAAGAACCCGATGGGACTCAAATTATTGTCAGAGGTGAATCGATAAAACTAAATGCCAATCAGATTGAAAGTACCGGCGGTGTTAAAAACCTTAAAGTATCTGCACAAAAGGTGATAATAACTGTCAGTTCTCCCAATGAAGTGCCTTTAGATCTCTCAAAGTTCACCAAAATTGATGAAAACACCTATGAAGCCCAGAACGTGGAAATGGAGATAAAAGACGGGGGAATAATAACAGCTGAGGAGGCAACATTCACCGCGACTAACTTTGCATTTATTCGCTTAGCAAAAGTAGGTGGAGAAGTCCCAGATTACATGAAGAGAAGTCTACTAATAGCCAGTCTCACCGTTATCTTGACGCTCTTATTTGTGATACCCTCTGCATATGCATTTTCAAGACTTAAGTTCTTTGGGAGAGAGCACGTCCTATATTTTTACTTGATGTTCACTCAGGTCGCAGGAGGACTAGGGATAGCAGGATTGGTTGCACTGTACGGTATGTTAGTGAAGCTCCACTTGACCAATAACATCTTTGTTTTGCCAGTAATCTACGCCGCTGGTGGAGTGCCGTTTAACACATGGCTCTTAAAGTCCTACTTGGATTCAATTCCTCCGGATTTTGACGAAGCAGCATTGGTTGATGGTGCGGGATACCTGCAGATTATAAGACACGTGCTTATTCCAATGGCTCTCCCCGGATTGGCAACAGTGGCGATATTCGCATTCATTGGAGGTTGGACAGAGCTTATACTCGCTAACTTGCTCCTTAACCAAGAGAACTATCCTCTAACTGTATGGTTATACACAATGCTAGCGAATTTGAGGTCTATCTCATGGAACCAATTTGCCGCGGCTGCGTTGATATTTGCGTTACCCGTGTTTATAATGTTCCTCTTGGCCCAAAACTATGTGAGAAGTGGGCTTACTCTTGGAGGATTAAAGGAATGAGGTGATAGAAATGAAAAAAGGTTTGGCAATGTTTTTCATATTTTTAGTTGCCTTGAGCATTGCTGAAGTAGGAGTGAAGGCAGAGGAGCCAAAGCCATTGAACGTTATTATTGTGTGGCATCAGCACCAACCGTACTACTACGATCCAGTCCAAGATATCTATACCAGACCTTGGGTTAGGCTGCATGCAGCCAATAATTACTGGAAGATGGCAAACTATCTCAGCAAATACCCAGATGTGCATGTTGCTATAGATTTGTCAGGTTCTTTAATTGCCCAGCTTGCCGACTACATGAACGGTAAAAAAGATACCTATCAGATAGTCACGGAGAAAATAGCAAATGGGGAACCACTAACACTTGAAGACAAATGGTTCATGCTTCAAGCTCCGGGAGGCTTTTTTGATCATACTATACCTTGGAATGGAGAACCTGTTGCGGATGAAAACGGCAACCCTTACAGGAAACAATGGGAGAGATATACAGAGCTCAAGGACAAAAGAAATAATGCGTTTAAAAAGTATGCAAACTTACCTTTAAATGAGCAGAAGGTGAAAATAACGGCTGAATTCACAGAGCAGGATTACATTGATTTAGCTGTCTTGTTCAACTTGGCTTGGATTGACTATAACTACATAATCAACACTCCAGAGCTTAAGGCACTTTACGACAAAGTTGATGTAGGCGGGTACACCAGGGAAGATGTAGCAACTGTCCTAAAACACCAGATGTGGCTTCTCAATCACACGTTTGAAGAACATGAGAAGATAAACTACCTCCTTGGAAACGGAAATGTTGAAGTTACTGTAGTGCCATATGCTCATCCAATTGGTCCACTGCTCAACGACTTTGGATGGTACGAGGATTTTGATGCCCATGTAAAGAAAGCCCACGAGCTCTATAAGAAGTATCTTGGAGATAATAGGGTTGAACCTCAAGGAGGATGGGCTGCAGAAAGTGCATTAAATGACAAGACCCTTGAGATATTAGCTAACAATGGATGGAAGTGGGTAATGACTGATCAGATGGTTCTTGACATTCTTGGAATCCCCAACACGGTTGAGAATTATTACAAGCCTTGGGTAGCTGAATTTAACGGCAAGAAAATCTATCTCTTCCCAAGAAACCATGACTTAAGCGATAGGGTAGGGTTTAGGTATTCGGGAATGAACCAGTACCAGGCGGTTGAAGACTTCGTTAATGAGCTTCTCAAGGTACAAAAAGAGAACTACGATGGAAGCCTTGTTTATGTTGTAACCCTTGATGGGGAGAACCCATGGGAACACTACCCGTTTGATGGCAAGATATTCCTTGAGGAGCTGTACAAGAAGCTTACTGAACTTCAAAAGCAGGGCTTAATAAGGACGGTAACCCCGAGTGAATACATCCAGATGTATGGAGACAAGGCAAACAAACTCACTCCAAAGCTTATGAAGAGGCTTGATTTCACAACAGAAGAGAGAGTTAATGCCCTATTAAAAGCTCAAAGCCTCGGCGAGCTTTATGACATGGCTGGTGTTGAAGAGAAT from Thermococcus alcaliphilus includes these protein-coding regions:
- a CDS encoding alpha amylase N-terminal ig-like domain-containing protein — translated: MYKIFGFKDNDYLGKVGITEFSIPKRGSYAYLLGNFNAFNEGSFRMKEKGDRWYIKVELPEGVWYYAFSVDGNLTLDFENNEKTVYRRLSYKFEKTVNVAKIFSGEKFYHYPSLVYAYSLGDSTYIRFRAMKGVAKRVFLISDQKYEMRKKAQDELFEYFEAVLPRKEGLEYYFEIHEADEIIDYGDFKVDFNEQKERFKPPAWIFERVFYQIMPDRFANGNPENDSHNCIEFKTTTHHGGDLEGIIEKLNYIEELGVNALYLTPIFESMTYHGYDIVDYYHVARKFGGDEAFEKLVQKLKKRDIKLILDGVFHHTSFFHPYFQDVVKNGKNSKYKDFYRIISFPVVPEEFFEILNSKLPWDEKYRRLKSLKWNYESFYSVWLMPRLNHDSKGVREFIRNIVEYWIKKGADGWRLDVAHGVPPEVWEEIKEKLPNNVYLVGEVMDDARLWIFNKFHGTMNYPLYEAILRFFVTREINAEQFLNWLELLSFYYGPAEYVMYNFLDNHDVDRMLSLLGDKRKYLCALVFLFTYKGVPSIYYGDEIGMRNIEAPFMERSRVPMEWNKEKWDWEVLSLMKKLIQLRKGSKALQVGAFKPIEFREGLLLYERIHGEERLLIGINYSENTVPIKKPPDELLLGDLEDSVLKPFSFFVGRLS
- a CDS encoding HIT family protein, with product MDCPFCKPPEEVLLYENENIRILIDSFPANKGHLLIVPKRHIEDWRELKEEEKQAIMKGVELAIEKLSEALKPDGFNVGINLGEAAGQTVAHIHVHVIPRYKGDTNFPRGGIRKAVLDVEDENLSLKEKWVKNRLTFEEKEILKRLFTHI
- a CDS encoding carbohydrate ABC transporter permease translates to MDKKTIAALALILPGMIAFLFFNIYPILYSIYIAFTNAKLGNFPIQAPTAEPLRFVGLENFRWALSDPKFRSAFVWTWVFVATSVTLKVVIGILLSVLYNNKYVKGKFFYRALLIIPWALPLLFSVMVWRFMFDPVVGPINIILRNLGISNPPDWMTSVTWGFVALNIIEVWLAYPFMMTVITSALQSVPDTLIEAAIIDGASYWQRLTKVIIPIVSKPIAFATILTSAASFQYFLVPFIYNAGLFEDRFLLLYGYRKAFGSSVPHYGRAAAILLIATIVLAVYMFVNMRITRLQEGVKG
- a CDS encoding YbaK/EbsC family protein — translated: MNFKEIEEKAVRFRDERLWKKYHTPKNLAISLVVEVGELLEHFQWETDEEILQSTKDPKKKEKIADEIADIIIYLTLLAHELNIDLDKAVERKLKKNEEKYPAKVIRVEEIVKELGGEIIEPKGEVKTVEQVVKLLGIDPENIIKSLVFIVNESEPILVIVDGKSKVSLEKLRKIFGNVRMASPKEVEKITGYKIGEVPPVGVPIKTVVDRRVIEKEFVIGGGGRIDRLSKLNPKKIVEFQKAEVLDVSE
- the trmBL1 gene encoding HTH-type sugar sensing transcriptional regulator TrmBL1 — its product is MREEEIIKMLQKLGLTKYESLAYITLLKLGTSKATDLTKESGIPHTRIYDVLSSLHRKGFVDIMHGTPRMYKPVNPEIVFERLKEELLSDIEAVKNALLELYKSVHGEDIPEIWTIHGFENTLERAEYIIRSARREVLINTPFEFLRLLKDEIKKRKDVIFVIVSNFEEIPEWLNKENVILAKSGGAPWLMATWIIGDVDYALFFGALPKDRRREKFYSFWGKSPKLIQNYMHWFYTMYFDNSEVIKPVEYEKLKKPFEIANIRTLITILKQAGLPRKIEVIGHFVDTREEATIKGQVVEYEYTSLTANITIRDEKGKEWKVGGLGSYFEDVEGEKFILLE
- a CDS encoding extracellular solute-binding protein, which encodes MKKALFALLLIGVLAIGVVASGCIGGGGTTSSPTQTTQTTTTSSPTQTTTSSPTQTTTTTTEEKKVTIVIWHAIGPNELKAFEDLIAEFEIEYPNIDIQLEQKADLETSLKAAIPAGQGPDLFMWAHDWIGKFAEAGLLEPIDEYITPEILNKFSPMAQNAIEYGGHYYAMPYAAETVALIYNKDMVPNPPKTFDEMKAIMEKYYNEAEGTYGLATPMDPYFLSGWVHAFGGYYFDDKTKTPGLDKPETLQGFKFFFEQIFPYVAKTQDYNAQVSLFHDGKAPMMINGPWSIPDVRNAGINFGIVPLPPIDDKHRPHPYGGVRLIYVAKLSDPSKKDAIWTFLKWFTTNPDVIKTLSLQNGYIPVLTEVLNDPEIQNDPVLYGFGQAVQYAIPMPKSPEMGAVWGPVGTAITDIIAGKKTIEQALQDAQKEILDALSGG
- a CDS encoding glycogen/starch synthase, whose translation is MKILMLGFEYLPVKVGGLAEAITSIAETLAKLNNEVWVFTPSHGHIEGKKLLEFDINVYGGKEKVTIYERVQNGVRVFALSSNLLDNKDVYGPGWEGMLGKAVQFGKASVGLLNYLIENEGKPDVLHFHDWHTVFAGALIKKYFQIPAVFTIHRLNKSKVPAHYFHEAHLGELAPYPDIDPEYVGAYIADVVTTVSKSYLWEEWGFYKNFEGKATYVYNGIACDFWNEELLENKELPREERRRKILEGLGLSDGIAFMFIGRFDRGQKGVDTLLRAIELIAQSYPSEFSKMRFLIIGKGDPELESWAHSLGAKYPENVKVLTQMLKREFTRELYGSVDFVIVPSYFEPFGLVQMEAMCLGAIPIGSAVGGIKDTIISLDEDEENATGLLVPPRDPNALAQAILRMAKLREESPQIIEKMRQNGKKRTNVFTWENACRRYMRAYKNDIDKAVEFLK
- a CDS encoding ABC transporter permease subunit, coding for MKLKIELPKRKDELLKSFALTLLALFVLAILLFPVYYMAMLSVKPSGALATTEIDLIPDKVTFSNYRDLLFGHTEGLIKTTNFEINAKKGTIKDSLNRYEIELHEARIVGSYSSRFTLIDTEILERKGGEERQEPDGTQIIVRGESIKLNANQIESTGGVKNLKVSAQKVIITVSSPNEVPLDLSKFTKIDENTYEAQNVEMEIKDGGIITAEEATFTATNFAFIRLAKVGGEVPDYMKRSLLIASLTVILTLLFVIPSAYAFSRLKFFGREHVLYFYLMFTQVAGGLGIAGLVALYGMLVKLHLTNNIFVLPVIYAAGGVPFNTWLLKSYLDSIPPDFDEAALVDGAGYLQIIRHVLIPMALPGLATVAIFAFIGGWTELILANLLLNQENYPLTVWLYTMLANLRSISWNQFAAAALIFALPVFIMFLLAQNYVRSGLTLGGLKE